One genomic window of Mauremys mutica isolate MM-2020 ecotype Southern chromosome 5, ASM2049712v1, whole genome shotgun sequence includes the following:
- the MFHAS1 gene encoding malignant fibrous histiocytoma-amplified sequence 1, translated as MAEPEPPAAAARRWRDAALRARKLRSNLRQLSLGPREEPEPEPAGPPALGRPPLPAGPGEPAALSLSGRGLEELPEGLGAALGGLRVLSLRRNRLSRLPAALRHLGRLAELDLSHNRLGGLGDGEALAPLRELRKLSLSHNRLGAEGAALPGRLGALRQLEELDLSFNRLRRLPEALGRLQRLRSLDVDHNELPAFPAPLLELGALEELDCSGNRQLRALPEGIAALRCLKILWLSGTGLGSLPEGLCQLGALESLMLDGNQLRALPPGFGRLQRLKMLNLSSNLLGEFPEAVLALPSLEELYLSRNQLTLLPARLCQLHQLRTLWLDNNRIRYLPDSVVQLHSLEELVLQGNQIAILPEGFGQLSRVTLWKIKDNPLIQPPYEVCMKGIPYIAAYQQELAHSQPALKPRLKLVLMGLKDAGKTLLRRCLMEEERQRDSPLAAAGKDAGRTQQQQDSTLGPTPVGVGKIQLGHSPITEPRDALSSKGSSLGYASIEQQDPLLSPSLKVAGKIKLECQDVCLFPSPKVNGEAQIGHFPMLLERNAPLTPLVAGLPGTSQGIEVTDWTADVERGLTFIVYELAGDPSYDVIQSFFLSPGALYVLVVNLSAYTPHCFYSAVGYFLHWLGAKVPHAVVCMVGTHADLCAERELEEKCLDIHHQIALQEKRDAEGLQSLAQQVDDALGQDFDLRCSSPHTAFYGVSDKNLRRKKAQFQYLLNHRPQILSPVLAISCQDPCQVRRLRDKLLSVAEHRDIFPNLHRVLPKSWQVLEELHFQPQAQQLWLSWWDSARLGLQAGLTEDRLQSALSYLHESGKLLYFEEHLTLREYVFHNLPRLIDILNVFCQQDTTVLLQKLLSDTHVDELRTTQLHHYVEGFLLHGLLPAHVIRLLLKPHIQSREDLQLILELLEKMGLCYCINKPKCKPLNGATAWYKFPCYVKNEVPHAEAWINGTNLSGQSLVIEQLQIEYTFPFIFPPGLFARYSVQINSHVVQRSDGKYQIYAYRGKVPVVVSYRPARSTLQPDTLSIASHASLPNIWTAWQAITPLVEELNVLLQEWPGLYYTVHILCSKCLKRGSLNPYAFPGELLSQPRPEGVMEIICPRNGSERVNVALVYPPTPTVISPCSK; from the coding sequence ATGGCCGAGCCCGAGCCCCCCGCGGCGGCGGCCCGGCGCTGGCGAGACGCCGCCCTGCGCGCCCGCAAGCTGCGGAGCAACCTGCGGCAGCTGAGCCTGGGCCCCCGcgaggagccggagccggagcccgcCGGGCCGCCCGCGCTTGGCCGCCCGCCGCTGCCCGCCGGGCCGGGCGAGCCGGCGGCGCTGAGCCTGAGCGGGCGCGGCCTGGAGGAGCTGCCCGAGGGGCTGGGCGCGGCGCTGGGCGGCCTGCGCGTCCTCAGCCTGCGCAGGAACCGCCTCTCCCGGCTGCCCGCCGCGCTGCGCCACCTGGGCCGCCTGGCCGAGCTCGACCTCAGCCACAACCGGCTGGGCGGCCTGGGCGACGGCGAGGCGCTGGCGCCGCTGCGGGAGCTGCGCAAGCTGAGCCTGAGCCACAACCGGCTGGGCGCGGAGGGCGCGGCGCTGCCCGGGCGGCTGGGCGCGCTGCGGCAGCTGGAGGAGCTGGACCTGAGCTTCAACCGCCTGCGCCGCCTGCCCGAGGCGCTGGGCCGCCTGCAGCGCCTGCGCTCGCTGGACGTGGACCACAACGAGCTGCCCGCCTTCCCGGCgccgctgctggagctgggcgCGCTGGAGGAGCTGGACTGCTCCGGCAACCGGCAGCTGCGCGCCCTGCCCGAGGGCATCGCCGCCCTGCGCTGCCTGAAGATCCTCTGGCTGAGCGGCACGGGGCTGGGCAGCCTGCCCGAGGGGCTGTGCCAGCTGGGCGCCCTGGAAAGCCTCATGCTGGACGGCAACCAGCTgcgggccctgccccccggcttcGGCCGCCTCCAGCGCCTCAAGATGCTGAACCTCTCCTCCAACTTGCTGGGCGAGTTCCCCGAGGCCGTGCTTGCCCTGCCCAGCCTGGAGGAGCTCTACCTGAGCCGCAACCAGCTCACCCTGCTGCCCGCCCGCCTCTGCCAGCTGCACCAGCTCCGCACCCTCTGGCTGGACAACAACCGCATCCGCTACCTGCCCGACTCTGTTGTTCAGCTCCACAGCCTGGAGGAACTCGTGCTGCAGGGCAACCAGATCGCCATCCTGCCCGAGGGCTTTGGGCAGCTCTCCCGGGTCACCCTCTGGAAGATCAAGGACAACCCGCTCATCCAGCCCCCTTACGAGGTTTGCATGAAGGGCATCCCCTACATTGCCGCTTACCAGCAGGAGTTGGCGCACTCCCAGCCTGCTCTCAAGCCCCGGCTCAAGCTGGTCCTCATGGGCCTGAAGGATGCTGGCAAGACCCTGCTGAGAAGGTGCCtgatggaggaggagaggcagagagactcccccctggctgcagctggcAAAGATGCTGGGAGAACCCAGCAGCAACAAGACAGCACCCTGGGCCCGACTCCCGTAGGTGTTGGGAAAATACAGCTAGGACATAGCCCCATTACTGAGCCCCGAGATGCTTTGTCTTCTAAAGGCTCCTCTCTAGGATATGCCTCCATTGAGCAGCAGGACCCGCTGCTGTCTCCGTCCCTTAAAGTTGCTGGAAAAATCAAGTTAGAATGCCAGGATGTCTGCCTGTTTCCGTCCCCAAAAGTTAATGGGGAAGCCCAGATAGGACACTTCCCCATGCTGCTGGAGCGAAATGCCCCCCTGACACCATTGGTAGCAGGACTTCCAGGCACCAGCCAGGGCATCGAGGTGACAGACTGGACGGCAGATGTAGAGAGGGGTCTGACCTTCATTGTGTATGAGCTGGCGGGTGACCCTAGCTATGATGTGATCCAATCCTTCTTCCTTTCGCCGGGAGCCCTGTATGTGCTGGTGGTGAACCTGAGTGCCTACACCCCACATTGCTTCTACTCCGCAGTGGGCTACTTCCTGCACTGGCTAGGTGCCAAAGTGCCCCATGCTGTAGTGTGCATGGTGGGCACCCATGCTGACCTGTGTGCTGAGCGGGAATTGGAGGAAAAGTGCCTGGACATCCACCACCAAATTGCCCTGCAGGAGAAGCGGGATGCCGAGGGACTCCAGAGTTTGGCCCAGCAGGTGGACGATGCCCTGGGACAGGACTTTGACCTGCGTTGCTCCAGCCCCCACACTGCCTTCTATGGGGTTTCAGATAAGAACCTGCGGCGCAAGAAGGCCCAGTTCCAGTATCTGCTCAACCACCGGCCGCAGATCCTCTCGCCGGTGCTCGCCATCAGCTGCCAGGACCCCTGCCAGGTGCGCCGCCTGCGGGACAAGCTTCTGTCAGTAGCTGAGCACCGGGACATCTTCCCAAACCTGCATCGGGTGCTACCCAAGTCCTGGCAGGTGCTGGAAGAGCTGCACTTCCAGCCGCAGGCTCAGCAACTGTGGCTCAGCTGGTGGGATTCGGCACGGCTGGGCTTGCAGGCGGGCCTGACCGAGGACCGACTCCAGAGCGCCCTGTCCTATCTGCATGAAAGTGGCAAGCTGCTGTACTTCGAGGAGCATTTGACTCTGCGGGAGTATGTATTCCACAATCTGCCCAGGCTCATTGACATCCTCAATGTCTTCTGCCAGCAGGACACCACGGTGCTGCTCCAGAAATTGCTCAGTGACACCCATGTAGATGAACTGAGAACCACCCAGCTCCACCACTACGTGGAAGGATTCCTGCTGCATGGGCTCCTGCCTGCCCACGTTATCCGCCTGCTTCTTAAGCCCCATATTCAGAGCCGGGAGGACCTGCAGCTtatcctggagctgctggagaaaATGGGGCTCTGCTACTGCATCAATAAGCCCAAATGCAAACCCCTGAATGGGGCTACTGCCTGGTACAAGTTCCCCTGCTATGTGAAGAATGAGGTGCCCCATGCAGAGGCGTGGATTAATGGTACAAACCTGAGTGGACAGTCTCTTGTCATTGAACAGTTGCAGATTGAATACACCTTCCCCTTCATTTTCCCTCCTGGGTTATTTGCACGCTACAGTGTCCAGATTAACAGTCATGTGGTTCAGCGGTCTGATGGCAAATACCAGATTTATGCCTACAGGGGGAAGGTACCTGTGGTGGTGAGTTACAGGCCTGCTAGGAGCACTCTGCAGCCAGATACTCTGTCTATTGCTAGTCACGCATCTCTACCAAATATCTGGACAGCCTGGCAAGCTATTACCCCCTTAGTGGAAGAACTGAATGTACTGCTTCAAGAGTGGCCAGGTCTCTACTACACTGTGCACATCCTCTGTTCCAAGTGCCTTAAAAGAGGATCGCTGAACCCATACGCTTTTCCAG